A DNA window from Arachis duranensis cultivar V14167 chromosome 3, aradu.V14167.gnm2.J7QH, whole genome shotgun sequence contains the following coding sequences:
- the LOC107478033 gene encoding pentatricopeptide repeat-containing protein At4g21300, which translates to MYNRNLCSACTRTLSHVTASTSKFIVHADNYNYAIPKPRFPNAQQHPEPLTTQLESLFRSCSDSSLLPQVKQIHARVTVCGMSDINVLGSRIAGLYVLCGSIRDARNLFFRLELGYALPWNWMIRGFVMLGWHDFALLFYFMMLGSGVSPDKYTFPYIIKACGGSNNVALAKMVHNTIQPIGIDVDLFVGSALIKLYADNGCICDARQVFDELSVRDCVLWNVMLNGYVTSGDFNNAIETFQEMRNCYIKPNSVTFTCMLSLCSTRGMFYVGTQLHGLVIRSGFQHDSQVANTLLSMYSKCGNLVDARRLFDSMPQTDTVTWNGLIAGYVQNGLADEALTLFNAMISASVKPDSITFASFLPSIVESGSSSTKHCKEIHGYIVRHRIPFDVYLKNAITDMYSKCGRLDLAYQFFRRMPERDSVCWNSMIASFSQNGKPEMAINIFRGMGRSGTKFDSVSLSSALSACANIPALYSGKEMHGFVIRNAFTSDTIVASALIDMYSKCGKLAMAQYVFDLMYWRNEISWNSIIAAYGNHGHPRECLDLFHEMLKAGIHPDHVTFLVIISACAHAGLVDEGISYFRCMTESYGICAKMEHYACMVDLYGRAGRLHEAFNTIKSMPLAPDAGVWGTLLGACRVHGNVELARLASEHLLELDPQNSGYYVLLSNIHAGAGEWSDVLKIRSRMKEKGVQKICGYSWIDVNGSTHMFFAADGSHPQSFEIYLILESLLLELKKQGYVPQPYLPRHPQVVVKT; encoded by the coding sequence ATGTACAACAGAAACCTTTGCTCTGCGTGCACCAGAACTCTCTCACATGTTACAGCTTCAACTTCCAAATTCATTGTGCACGCCGATAATTACAATTATGCCATCCCAAAACCCCGCTTTCCAAACGCACAACAACATCCAGAGCCTCTCACAACCCAATTGGAGTCTCTGTTCCGTTCTTGTTCTGATTCCTCTCTGCTTCCACAGGTCAAGCAAATTCATGCTCGGGTCACTGTTTGTGGAATGAGTGATATCAATGTGTTGGGTTCAAGAATTGCAGGGTTGTATGTTCTTTGTGGTAGCATCAGGGATGCTAGGAACTTGTTTTTCAGGCTTGAGTTGGGCTATGCACTTCCCTGGAATTGGATGATAAGAGGATTTGTGATGTTGGGGTGGCATGATTTTGCATTGTTGTTTTACTTCATGATGTTGGGTAGTGGAGTCTCACCTGATAAATACACTTTCCCTTACATTATAAAAGCTTGTGGTGGTTCAAATAATGTTGCATTGGCTAAGATGGTGCATAACACAATTCAGCCAATAGGGATCGATGTGGACTTGTTTGTTGGTAGTGCCTTGATCAAGTTGTATGCAGATAATGGGTGTATTTGTGATGCAAGGCAAGTGTTCGATGAATTGTCTGTAAGAGACTGCGTTTTGTGGAATGTCATGCTAAATGGTTATGTAACTAGCGGTGATTTTAACAATGCAATAGAAACTTTTCAGGAAATGAGGAATTGTTATATCAAGCCCAATTCAGTAACTTTTACTTGTATGTTATCATTATGCTCTACAAGAGGGATGTTTTATGTTGGTACTCAGCTTCATGGTCTTGTTATTCGTAGTGGGTTCCAGCATGATTCGCAGGTAGCAAACACGCTACTTTCCATGTATTCCAAATGTGGTAACCTTGTTGATGCACGTAGGTTATTTGATTCAATGCCACAGACTGATACAGTTACTTGGAATGGGTTGATTGCTGGATATGTGCAAAATGGATTGGCAGATGAGGCCTTAACTTTATTTAATGCAATGATCTCTGCTAGTGTCAAACCAGATTCGATCACTTTCGCAAGTTTCCTTCCTTCTATTGTTGAATCTGGTAGTAGTAGTACCAAACATTGTAAAGAAATTCATGGTTATATAGTCCGGCACAGGATTCCTTTTGATGTTTATTTAAAGAATGCCATCACAGATATGTATTCAAAATGTGGAAGACTAGATCTTGCATATCAATTTTTCAGAAGGATGCCTGAAAGAGATAGTGTATGTTGGAACTCAATGATTGCAAGCTTCTCACAGAATGGTAAACCAGAAATGGCTATTAATATTTTTCGTGGAATGGGAAGGAGTGGAACCAAGTTTGATTCCGTGAGCCTATCATCTGCACTTTCTGCGTGTGCAAATATACCGGCACTCTATTCTGGGAAAGAGATGCACGGCTTTGTGATAAGAAATGCATTTACTTCTGACACTATTGTTGCAAGTGCACTGATAGACATGTATTCTAAATGTGGAAAATTAGCCATGGCTCAGTATGTGTTTGACCTGATGTACTGGAGGAATGAAATTTCATGGAATAGCATCATTGCTGCATATGGAAACCATGGTCACCCCAGGGAATGTCTCGATCTATTCCATGAAATGTTAAAAGCCGGGATTCACCCGGATCACGTTACTTTCCTTGTTATAATATCTGCTTGTGCTCATGCTGGCTTAGTTGATGAAGGCATATCATATTTCCGTTGCATGACTGAAAGTTATGGGATTTGTGCTAAGATGGAGCACTATGCATGCATGGTAGATTTGTATGGTCGAGCTGGTCGTTTGCACGAGGCATTCAATACTATAAAGAGCATGCCGCTTGCTCCGGACGCAGGTGTTTGGGGGACATTACTAGGAGCTTGTCGGGTTCATGGCAATGTTGAGTTGGCCAGACTAGCTTCCGAACATCTTCTGGAGTTAGACCCCCAAAATTCGGGGTACTATGTATTGCTTTCGAATATACATGCCGGTGCAGGGGAGTGGTCAGATGTTCTTAAGATTCGAAGTCGAATGAAGGAAAAAGGAGTTCAGAAAATATGCGGATACAGCTGGATTGATGTGAACGGCAGCACCCATATGTTTTTTGCTGCTGATGGTAGTCACCCACAATCTTTTGAGATCTATTTGATTCTGGAGAGTCTTCTCCTTGAGTTAAAAAAACAGGGTTATGTTCCTCAACCATACCTTCCACGGCATCCACAAGTCGTTGTAAAAACTTGA